A window of Cryptomeria japonica chromosome 3, Sugi_1.0, whole genome shotgun sequence contains these coding sequences:
- the LOC131054187 gene encoding putative 12-oxophytodienoate reductase 11 isoform X1 — translation MSETKPSSQPLLTPYQMGSFHLAHRVVLAPLTRQRSYNNIPQPHAILYYSQRTTRGGLLIAEATGVSDTAQGYVDTPGIWTQEQVEAWKPIVKAVHDKGGIFFCQIWHCGRYSHVDYQPNGQSPVSSASKPISGKIGLPNRKDVADFSTPRPLKTEEIPNIVADFRKAARNAIDAGMFFNLICGYADLKNRMFLMLLQLLLFGTGFDGVEIHGAHGYLVDQFMKDSVNDRTDCYGGTLENRCRFAVEVVEAVVDEIGAEHVGIRLSPFSAHSEAYDSNPEALGLYMAEALNKYNILYAHLVEPRVLNSQTTIASGKSLIPIRKAFKGTLLAAGGYDQNDGNKAISSGKADLVVYGRLFLANPDLPKRFELNAPLNKYHRETFYTSDSVVGYTDYPFLES, via the exons ATGTCTGAAACTAAGCCCAGCTCACAGCCGCTTTTAACCCCCTACCAAATGGGTTCTTTCCATTTGGCTCACAG AGTGGTTTTGGCTCCTCTGACCAGGCAAAGATCCTACAACAACATTCCTCAACCGCATGCAATTTTGTACTACTCTCAGCGAACAACCCGCGGGGGCTTGTTGATCGCAGAGGCAACAGGGGTCTCTGATACTGCTCAAGG GTATGTAGATACGCCTGGGATATGGACACAGGAGCAGGTTGAAGCTTGGAAGCCCATTGTGAAGGCTGTGCATGACAAAGGGGGTATTTTCTTCTGTCAAATATGGCATTGTGGAAGATATTCTCATGTGG ATTATCAGCCTAATGGCCAATCTCCAGTCTCGTCTGCAAGCAAACCAATATCTGGAAAGATCGGTTTACCGAATCGAAAGGATGTGGCAGATTTCTCTACTCCTCGGCCTTTGAAAACAGAGGAAATTCCCAATATTGTTGCAGACTTTCGAAAAGCTGCCAGAAATGCTATTGATGCAGGTATGTTTTTTAATCTTATCTGTGGCTATGCTGATTTGAAGAATAGAATGTTCCTTATGTTGCTGCAATTACTTCTTTTTGGAACAGGGTTCGACGGTGTTGAAATCCATGGGGCTCATGGGTACCTTGTCGACCAGTTCATGAAAGACAGCGTGAACGATCGAACCGATTGTTATGGAGGAACATTGGAGAATCGTTGCAGATTTGCAGTTGAAGTTGTGGAAGCAGTGGTGGATGAAATCGGAGCAGAGCATGTGGGAATTCGACTTTCTCCATTTTCAGCTCATTCTGAAGCGTATGACTCAAATCCGGAGGCGCTGGGGCTTTACATGGCGGAGGCTCTGAATAAATACAACATCTTATATGCACATTTAGTTGAGCCCAGGGTTCTCAATTCGCAGACGACGATAGCGAGTGGAAAGAGCCTTATTCCCATCCGGAAAGCATTCAAGGGGACCTTATTGGCTGCAGGGGGTTATGATCAGAATGATGGGAACAAAGCTATTTCAAGTGGGAAAGCAGATTTAGTGGTTTATGGGCGACTGTTTTTGGCCAATCCAGATCTGCCAAAAAGATTTGAGTTGAATGCACCCCTTAATAAATACCACAGAGAAACATTTTATACTTCCGATTCTGTTGTTGGATACACAGATTATCCCTTCCTCGAATCTTGA
- the LOC131054187 gene encoding putative 12-oxophytodienoate reductase 11 isoform X2 codes for MSETKPSSQPLLTPYQMGSFHLAHRVVLAPLTRQRSYNNIPQPHAILYYSQRTTRGGLLIAEATGVSDTAQGYVDTPGIWTQEQVEAWKPIVKAVHDKGGIFFCQIWHCGRYSHVDYQPNGQSPVSSASKPISGKIGLPNRKDVADFSTPRPLKTEEIPNIVADFRKAARNAIDAGFDGVEIHGAHGYLVDQFMKDSVNDRTDCYGGTLENRCRFAVEVVEAVVDEIGAEHVGIRLSPFSAHSEAYDSNPEALGLYMAEALNKYNILYAHLVEPRVLNSQTTIASGKSLIPIRKAFKGTLLAAGGYDQNDGNKAISSGKADLVVYGRLFLANPDLPKRFELNAPLNKYHRETFYTSDSVVGYTDYPFLES; via the exons ATGTCTGAAACTAAGCCCAGCTCACAGCCGCTTTTAACCCCCTACCAAATGGGTTCTTTCCATTTGGCTCACAG AGTGGTTTTGGCTCCTCTGACCAGGCAAAGATCCTACAACAACATTCCTCAACCGCATGCAATTTTGTACTACTCTCAGCGAACAACCCGCGGGGGCTTGTTGATCGCAGAGGCAACAGGGGTCTCTGATACTGCTCAAGG GTATGTAGATACGCCTGGGATATGGACACAGGAGCAGGTTGAAGCTTGGAAGCCCATTGTGAAGGCTGTGCATGACAAAGGGGGTATTTTCTTCTGTCAAATATGGCATTGTGGAAGATATTCTCATGTGG ATTATCAGCCTAATGGCCAATCTCCAGTCTCGTCTGCAAGCAAACCAATATCTGGAAAGATCGGTTTACCGAATCGAAAGGATGTGGCAGATTTCTCTACTCCTCGGCCTTTGAAAACAGAGGAAATTCCCAATATTGTTGCAGACTTTCGAAAAGCTGCCAGAAATGCTATTGATGCAG GGTTCGACGGTGTTGAAATCCATGGGGCTCATGGGTACCTTGTCGACCAGTTCATGAAAGACAGCGTGAACGATCGAACCGATTGTTATGGAGGAACATTGGAGAATCGTTGCAGATTTGCAGTTGAAGTTGTGGAAGCAGTGGTGGATGAAATCGGAGCAGAGCATGTGGGAATTCGACTTTCTCCATTTTCAGCTCATTCTGAAGCGTATGACTCAAATCCGGAGGCGCTGGGGCTTTACATGGCGGAGGCTCTGAATAAATACAACATCTTATATGCACATTTAGTTGAGCCCAGGGTTCTCAATTCGCAGACGACGATAGCGAGTGGAAAGAGCCTTATTCCCATCCGGAAAGCATTCAAGGGGACCTTATTGGCTGCAGGGGGTTATGATCAGAATGATGGGAACAAAGCTATTTCAAGTGGGAAAGCAGATTTAGTGGTTTATGGGCGACTGTTTTTGGCCAATCCAGATCTGCCAAAAAGATTTGAGTTGAATGCACCCCTTAATAAATACCACAGAGAAACATTTTATACTTCCGATTCTGTTGTTGGATACACAGATTATCCCTTCCTCGAATCTTGA